The proteins below are encoded in one region of Persephonella sp.:
- a CDS encoding HU family DNA-binding protein translates to MTKAELVAKVAAQAGTTKAAAERCVNAFVAALTEALEKGERVALPGLGVFNVKERKARKGRNPRTGEVIKIPARKVVTFHPAKSLKERVK, encoded by the coding sequence ATGACAAAAGCAGAATTAGTAGCAAAGGTAGCAGCTCAGGCGGGGACAACAAAAGCTGCTGCTGAAAGATGTGTTAATGCGTTCGTTGCAGCTCTCACAGAAGCTCTCGAAAAGGGTGAAAGAGTTGCTCTTCCAGGACTTGGTGTATTCAATGTAAAAGAAAGAAAAGCAAGAAAAGGAAGAAACCCAAGAACTGGCGAAGTAATTAAAATTCCTGCAAGAAAAGTTGTTACTTTCCACCCAGCTAAGTCTCTCAAAGAAAGAGTAAAGTAA